The following proteins are co-located in the Myxococcus fulvus genome:
- a CDS encoding prepilin-type cleavage/methylation domain-containing protein — protein sequence MSSQRLAARRGASLVEVLVSMGVLALAAAGAVGGMVFASRDVHDGQLLQAKRMMLDASMQRLRLASKSKLVIDAVERPATFPTDLAPGTAPWKADVSTHVPGDPSSGAYFKLSADGTVEPLAGIPAGTPCNAAVLPDGTYCREMLVTKGLPREPAVPGVLPPGAQPVTVWARIVRKGDTATRAQAHSEVFVQ from the coding sequence ATGAGCTCGCAACGTCTCGCCGCGCGCCGCGGCGCAAGTCTCGTCGAGGTGCTCGTGTCCATGGGCGTGCTGGCCCTGGCCGCCGCGGGCGCGGTGGGAGGCATGGTGTTCGCATCCCGCGACGTCCATGACGGGCAGCTGTTGCAGGCCAAGCGGATGATGCTCGACGCCAGCATGCAGCGGCTGCGGCTGGCCTCGAAGTCGAAGCTCGTCATCGACGCGGTGGAGCGCCCCGCCACCTTCCCCACGGACCTGGCCCCGGGCACGGCGCCGTGGAAGGCGGACGTGAGCACGCACGTGCCGGGAGACCCCTCCTCCGGCGCCTACTTCAAGCTGTCCGCCGACGGCACGGTGGAGCCCCTGGCGGGCATCCCCGCCGGCACGCCGTGCAACGCCGCCGTGCTGCCGGACGGCACGTACTGCCGGGAGATGCTGGTGACGAAGGGGCTGCCCAGGGAGCCCGCCGTCCCCGGGGTCCTCCCCCCGGGCGCCCAGCCGGTGACGGTCTGGGCCCGCATCGTGCGCAAGGGCGACACGGCCACCCGCGCGCAGGCGCACAGCGAGGTGTTCGTCCAATGA